In the Elizabethkingia bruuniana genome, AAAGCCGGATGTAAAGACAATTTTAATAAAGAACTTTCCCAATAATACTTCTTTTAACCCCAATCTTAGTCAGCAGTTCTCAACAGATTTGCAAAACAGATTTTTACAGAGAACAAACTTGAAGGGTACTACAGAAATGCCGGATATCCTGATTGAAGGTGAGATTGTAGATTATCAGCCGTCAACACCTACAGCTATATCGACCCCTTCTACATCGCAGGCGACAGGAAATGTTCTGATGGCTGCACAGAATAAGCTTACAATTACTGTAAAAGTGCATTATGAAAATGCTAAATATCCGACCGAAAGTTTTGACAGAACATATTCTGATGAAGCGGTCTTTAGTAATACAGCATCCATGCAGGAAATAGAAGGAACCTATGTGAAGGTAGCAACAGACAGAATTATAAATAAAATTTTTAATGATATTGTAGCCAACTGGTAATGATGAATGAACGAATTTTACATATAATAAAGTTCCCCGAAAGTTTAAAAGCATCGGATATTGGAGAGCTCAGAAGAGAAATATCCAATTATCCATATGTACAGC is a window encoding:
- the lptE gene encoding LPS assembly lipoprotein LptE, with translation MKAAFKNRFKILHLGSLILISQLLVSCYSFTGSSLKPDVKTILIKNFPNNTSFNPNLSQQFSTDLQNRFLQRTNLKGTTEMPDILIEGEIVDYQPSTPTAISTPSTSQATGNVLMAAQNKLTITVKVHYENAKYPTESFDRTYSDEAVFSNTASMQEIEGTYVKVATDRIINKIFNDIVANW